In the genome of Cryptomeria japonica chromosome 8, Sugi_1.0, whole genome shotgun sequence, one region contains:
- the LOC131028569 gene encoding uncharacterized protein LOC131028569, with translation MGYNVGKMLRQRSSIYRQSRIPTFFLVLLLLLLLVFFFRPRLTLVVPGNRQLEPPSVVKEDIKNGFKNNTASVPPISPPPPPPLPQSPLLPKSEVRQSINCSVRSTCSTSRRIEGGIKWDPLTRPSCPAYFGYIYEDLKPWRTSGITLKMVEHFEKKASFRLTIVDGRMYLIIYNQCFQTRDIFSIWGFIQLMEFYPGLLPDLDLMFDCVDWPIVKARDYSDANPPPPLFRYCADDVTLDIPFPDWSFWGWSEINIRPWGGLLTDILKGTKKIKWEDRDSTAYWKGNPFVADIRKDLLKCNASEGQDWNARLYIQDWWKEGQEGYKKSKLSDQCDHRYKIYVEGSAWSVSLKNILACDSPTLIVKPIYHDFFSRRLIPLEDYWPVGLDRKCESIKVAVDWGNNHPREAKAIGKAASDFLKNEVNITNVYDYMFHLLNEYAKLLRYKPSVPKGAKEICSTSMFCSRKDRVERRFMKESLVKTASESGPCNLPGPVTFYESLKDWNERKAKAFQKVEEMEREARDGNFKGA, from the exons ATGGGTTATAATGTTGGCAAGATGCTGCGACAGAGGTCGTCCATATATCGGCAGAGCCGGATCCCAACATTTTTTCTCGTCTTGCTTTTACTGCTGCTCCTCGTATTCTTTTTCAGGCCTCGG TTAACGCTAGTGGTGCCGGGGAATCGACAGCTAGAGCCTCCTTCAGTGGTGAAGGAGGACATAAAGAATGGTTTTAAGAACAATACTGCCTCAGTCCCGCCCATATCTCCGCCTCCGCCTCCGCCTCTACCTCAGTCTCCGCTTTTGCCCAAATCGGAAGTGAGGCAGAGCATTAATTGTTCGGTCAGAAGCACCTGCTCCACGTCTCGTCGAATTGAAGGAGGAATAAAATGGGACCCTTTGACCAGGCCCTCCTGCCCGGCTTATTTCGGGTATATTTACGAAGATCTGAAGCCATGGCGCACCAGTGGGATCACGCTAAAAATGGTAGAACATTTCGAGAAGAAAGCATCTTTCAGGTTAACGATTGTAGATGGCCGAATGTATCTCATCATTTACAACCAATGCTTCCAGACGAGAGACATTTTCTCTATTTGGGGGTTTATTCAGCTCATGGAATTCTATCCCGGGTTGCTTCCCGATTTGGATCTGATGTTCGATTGTGTGGACTGGCCGATAGTTAAGGCCCGGGACTACAGTGACGCCAATCCCCCGCCTCCTCTGTTTCGTTATTGTGCTGATGACGTTACGCTCGATATCCCCTTTCCGGACTGGTCATTCTGGGGTTG GTCGGAAATAAACATACGACCTTGGGGAGGGCTGCTCACTGACATCCTGAAGGGCACGAAGAAGATTAAATGGGAAGACAGAGACTCGACGGCCTACTGGAAGGGCAATCCTTTCGTTGCTGATATCAGGAAGGATCTCTTGAAGTGTAATGCTTCTGAAGGTCAGGATTGGAACGCTCGCCTTTACATTCAG GACTGGTGGAAAGAAGGGCAAGAAGGTTATAAGAAATCTAAATTATCCGACCAGTGCGATCACAG GTACAAAATATACGTTGAAGGATCTGCATGGTCTGTGAGCTTGAAGAACATTCTGGCCTGTGATTCCCCAACCCTCATTGTGAAACCCATATACCACGACTTTTTCTCAAGGAGACTGATACCCCTGGAGGATTACTGGCCAGTGGGACTTGACAGAAAGTGTGAATCCATTAAGGTTGCAGTTGACTGGGGAAACAATCACCCTCGTGAG GCGAAGGCCATAGGGAAGGCGGCTAGTGACTTCTTGAAGAACGAGGTGAATATAACAAATGTGTATGATTATATGTTTCACCTTCTAAATGAGTATGCCAAGTTGTTGAGATACAAACCATCTGTTCCCAAGGGAGCCAAGGAGATCTGTTCTACATCCATGTTTTGCTCTAGAAAAGACAGGGTTGAAAGAAGATTTATGAAGGAATCTTTGGTTAAAACTGCCAGTGAATCAGGACCCTGCAATCTACCTGGTCCCGTCACTTTTTATGAGTCCTTAAAGGACTGGAATGAAAGGAAAGCCAAGGCATTTCAAAAAGTTGAAGAAATGGAAAGGGAAGCGAGGGATGGTAACTTTAAAGGAGCATAA